DNA sequence from the Vicia villosa cultivar HV-30 ecotype Madison, WI linkage group LG3, Vvil1.0, whole genome shotgun sequence genome:
TATgtatattgtttttctttatatatattttttttaaacaatttaaagagaaaaaaagagtagaagagaaataaatcaacTTGAATACATTATATCACAAAGagatcattaataaaatatatatttaattaatttcaaaatatttttaaaaaaaatgttaaccTAAATACATTATACTAAAAGAgtacttttaaataaataaaataaaaaataaaaattccaaatcaaaaagatgaaaagtgaaaataagaaaaataaaaggaaaaacgatattgcttatgttttattattCAAGTAACTTAAATTATAAAGAAGAGagagataaaatataattttcttaTTCAATTGTTAAGAaagttatttataaaattattattattactagatTAAAGTCTaaaattgataaatatttataaaattgatttttcaaaatatttaaaataaatatatattacaataacttacctatacgggaaaaaaattacaATAACTTACATATACGACAAAAATATCATAATGatcaaaataagagaaaaataaaaggtgatgtttattattgatctaaatatgaaAAAATGTTACTTATTGAAGTCTATGCTATTGAAATAATGATTTAATAAATATGTGCTAGTGATCTAAATCCGAGAGAAATATTAAAATGTCATGGTGAAGAAATTAAATAGAGTAAAGAGATATGATGAAATCTTGGACGGACCAATATAAGGTGGACACAAGATGATTTTATTAGTGAATGAAGATAATATTGTAAATAACTTgctattatatattttgataaacaactgattataaattttaattttttatgcgtCTTATTTAAAAGTTACAAGATTTATATTTATactcaaaaataatttatttttaatacttcaATTAATAGAAATTTGGATAGTTTATATCTTTTATGAAAATCAATATATCAATTAGGTTAATCTATTTTATTGTAATTCAATTATTCATTATCAAATATCATAATATCCATATTATTTATTGGGGGTAGTAAATCATTTTAAGGGTTAATAATTTTTGGTAAGATGACAAACATAGCCAACATTTttattttagtaaatatttttatgttataatCACTATAAATAATAATTGATTTACATTTaagataatatttaatttatatatatatatatatatatatatatatatatatatatatatatatatatatatatatatatatatatatatatatatatatatatatatatatatatatatatctaattgttaaaaataatattatttttaaccattagattgaaaataataaatggtcaagatgtggagtaagttataataactttattgcaaataatttaaaatataccgTCATAATCATattaattgaaatttaatttaTGTTTCTACCATATTAGTTAGTATTTTGGGTTAAATGacttttgccccctgccatataggggctttgactaatatgcataaggattttatctatgcaccatgcatgcatgagcctacataagtcatttgatcatgtttttaattcagtattgaatattgagtattgggtattgagtggtgagtattgagtattgagtaataacaattgatatctagaatttgatccaatgatccaagggtccacaATAATCTATGcattatctatgcacggtaactgcacccccatataggcgtgttttggtttaccccctaaaaaaacatttttaagattgactttaacaaaaaaaaaatttcatcatTTACCCCGTTCCATTTTTTtttgccaagattcttagaatcttgcctacatggTGTGCTGACTGTGTATTTGCTTCACACGTggctttttttgaatttttatttttttttcatttcctcgtggaatttatgttttttttaaaattttttttgaattttttttgtaaaaaagctTTTATCCCATttactctaaatttttttttgaatcttTTTTTCTGTAAAAATGCTTTTATCCCATTTGAAActttttttgtaataatttattttcagTATGTTATATTAGTCAatggttttattgttttgatatattaataacaaatatatattaaatgttaataaattaatattgttttattttttaaatatagtaaAATGAATAGTAGAATCTAAATAATTtaagtttattattatatattaaaaattaatttaagtttattcaaatatttttatttcagtttattcaaatatatactatatattacaaattaatttcagtttattattatatattaaaaattaatttcaatttatttttaaatatatatatatatatatatatatatatatatatattagtttattattatttataaaagttaatttcaatttatttttaaatatatactatagtttatttattcaaatataaactatggattatatttagattaatttcaatttatttctatatattattttaaaagcacattttaaatttatttcagtttattattatttaaaatccatgtattatttattatatttttaatcagTTTAACATATAACGATTAATGAAATTATactcttttattattttgaaataaactaaaatgattttttaacatataataataaatataaaagaatattaattgaataataagatattattatttattattaaatataatgataCATTACTCAATATAAAATAGTTTAAACATAATGAAAATATCAAATATGACAAAAGTTATTTAACATATACAATTGAGAAGCAAAAGTTTTCATGAAGAATAATGTAGCCTAGTGGTAGCGCCTATTGCATGTTGCATGGATGTCACGGGTTCAACacaaataaaatgcataaaatgtctacgtggaattaaaaaaattacaaataaaaatacataattcCATGTCAGcatattgaattaaaaaaaaacgaaATTTCACgtggaaatgaaaaaaaaattaaaaatttaaaaaatgtcaCGTGTGCAGCAAAAAAAATGGAACGGGGGTAAATGATGGAATCTTTTTTTGTTAAGGTCTGtcctaaaatttttttttaagacgGGTAAACtaaaacacgcctatatggcagggggataaaaatcatttaaccctagtatttttttttcttcaaatttgtaTCTATTTCTTTCATATTTCTTATGGCATAAATAGTATGAATCACTTTTTAATATTTCACATTCctcaatttataaataaaaaataataaagtgaACCAtaaagtttattttaaaaaattattaaatggaGAAATTGGAAATACTTCCGTTATAggttttttttaatcattaagtttatttaatttaatttgtatgcAAAAACTACATTACAGCATTATCAATAGTAAGTGAATCAAAGACAATGTCGATCGTGAACCCGCTGATATGGTTTGTCAAATCGCCGGCGGAGGTTGGGAAGAGCACTGTAAAGGTGGATCTGCAGGAGCGAAGCACTAAAAAAGTCAGCAACAATACTGAGGAGAATGTTACAAGACTGGAAGGTAACAGCCAGAGGCCTAATATCTCCTTTCGAGATATTATTACTGGAGAGAGTAAGAAAGATAAGGTAGATGAAATGGTGAGTGTTGAAGACGGCGATGGTATTATGGAGGACGAGGATGGAGATATATCTATAGAAGAGGAGTTGATCGGAGGATATGAATGTCCTAAGTTCAATTTTTCGGCTGAGGAGGAAGAGAGGATGCAGAGACCATGGAGGAGGGGTGTGATCGTGAAACTGTTGGGGAGGAGAATAGGATATAAGGCTCTGGAGAATAGACTCAATCAAATGTGGGTAAGGAAAGGAGTCATTAGCATCATTGATCTGAGTAATGACTATTTTCTGGTAGCCTTTTCGCATGATGACGATAAGAAGGCGGCCATGGCTAATGGTCCTTGGTTCATATATGACCATTATCTTACTGTGAAGGATTGGAAGCCAAATTTTCAACCCGATAGTGACACGATTGATGAGGAGGTAGCAGTGTCGGTTCGAATTGCAGGATTACCTATTGAATATTATAGTCCAAAAGCCTTGACTAGATTCGGTAAACATATAGGACGCACCATCAAAATTGATAGAACTACTACCAGACAAGAAAGAGGAAAATATGCAAGGATTTGTATCTCTGTCAATTTGTCCAAGCCCGTGTTGGGACTGTTCAAGATTGGAGGTAGCTGCTACAAAATAGAATATGAAGGGCTGCACTTCTTATGTCTGGTGTGTGGAAGATATGAGCACTATAAGGAAGGGTGCCCTCTAAATTCTAAAGGGAAGGAGAAAGAGGTGGAGAGAGGGGTTAATAATGGCAGAATGGTGAACAAGCAGGATGGAGAAGGAAGCCCACTACTTGGTGATAATTTGGACGCTAATGGTCCATGGAAGGTGGTTCAAAAGCAGCGGAGAGGGAAGAAGGTGGTGGAGAGGCGGCGGAGTGGTGCGCCGGTGAAATTTAATGCTAACGGCGATATTGGTGGATCTAGGTTTTTCGCATTAAAGAATAATGATAAGGAGATCAATCATATTAATGGAGATATGATTGCGGAAGATATTAATGTTGTGGAGAATATGGAAGATTCCCTTTCTGATTTCAAAAATAGGAAAGGACATGAGCGCAGACGGTTATGGATGGTAATAATGGCACAGCTGGCGCTCATGCAGTGGAGGAATTAAATGCGAATAAAGTGAATGATACGAGGAGATTTTATCGGGGAACATCAAAAAGAAGTGGGGCGGGAAAAAATAGTGACTATTATTGGGAGTGGGGGTAGGAGACAGCAGCAGGGGAGTCAGAAAAAGAAAACTAATAATCTTACAACACGTGGAGGGATTCTCCTAAAAGATAAAAGTGGTGGGATCAGTACATCAGGTGTTGAAGGCTTATTGGGAAAAATTCATATTGGAAATAATGGAAAGAACAATTCATTCGATACCTTTAACCTTATTAATAAGACAAGTGTTGATTACCAAGTGACTAATTCTAATGCTATTAGGACCAATGATACTGAAGAACTGCCTGATAAATGCCTTCGACCAACAAAACCTAATAATTTTATGTTTGTTAATAAGAATTACCTTTTGGAATTAGTAGAGGAAGATAAAGAGCTCATTGGCATAAGTGGAATAGATGATGAAGAGGAGGAGGAGGTTGTTTGCAAAACCTTGTGAGTGTCATGATTCTCTTTCCTTCTTATGTGTTTTAATGATGTTGACAAATAACAAGATTTTTGTGTGGAATTGTCGGGGTGCTTCTAGTAGTGCCTTCTATAGATACTGTAAGAATTATGTGAATCAATACAAGCCTGCGATGATGATAGTGGTAGAAACAAGATGTAATCCAACCTTGCCCAGTAAAGCTTTCAAGAAGTTGGGTTATGACATGATCGAGAGCAGTGTTAATAATGGCTTTACAGGAGGGATTATTATGGGTTGGAGATTGGGTGAGATGAATGTCCATGTGTGTCAGAAAAATGAACAATATAATCATGTGAGTATTAAGGAGGATAATGATATGAAGTGGTATTTCACTACTGTTTATGCTAGACCGAATGAAGATAGCAAGAAGATCCTGTGGGATGATTTGAAAGTGATTGCGAGTAGCATGAGTGACCCTTGGATGCTGGTCGGTGATTTCAACGACATTGCGTATGTGAGTGATAAGAGAGGTGGAGCCACTCCTTCTATGAGTAGATGCAGGAGATTTCGTGATAGAATGGACATGTGCCTTATTAATGATGTGGAGGTTAGGGGTCCAGTGTTTACTTGGAGAGGCCCTATTTATCATGGTGGGCAACACATTTATGAGAAGTTGGATCGTGCTGTGAGTAATGATGATTGGAGGCTGCAATTCCCTGATGCTTATGTTAAAGTTTTGGCGAGGGTGGAGTTCTCGGACCATCATCCAATTCTAGTTAACTTAAGAGAAGAGCAAAGTCATTGGCGTGAGAGACCATTCCGGTTTGAAAATGCTTGGCTTAATAATGATTCCTATAACTCTATGCTCAAGGAGGTTTGGAAAAAAGACAGTAATGTGGAGGGGAACTTGAAGAATGTTGTAGATGGCATTAAGAAGTGGAAATTGGATTCTTTTGACGAGATTAAGAGAACCAAGAACAGTATCATGCGTAAGCTTGGAGGTATTCAAAGGAGTCTTCAAATGCATGACAATGTAGGAGGCATGAGGAGGCTAGAGGTTAAGCTTCAGAAGGAGCTTAGTAATATTCTTAATCAGGAGGAGCTTTTATGGCATTAGAGATCTCGAACAAGGTGGCTTGCT
Encoded proteins:
- the LOC131659504 gene encoding uncharacterized protein LOC131659504, whose protein sequence is MLTNNKIFVWNCRGASSSAFYRYCKNYVNQYKPAMMIVVETRCNPTLPSKAFKKLGYDMIESSVNNGFTGGIIMGWRLGEMNVHVCQKNEQYNHVSIKEDNDMKWYFTTVYARPNEDSKKILWDDLKVIASSMSDPWMLVGDFNDIAYVSDKRGGATPSMSRCRRFRDRMDMCLINDVEVRGPVFTWRGPIYHGGQHIYEKLDRAVSNDDWRLQFPDAYVKVLARVEFSDHHPILVNLREEQSHWRERPFRFENAWLNNDSYNSMLKEVWKKDSNVEGNLKNVVDGIKKWKLDSFDEIKRTKNSIMRKLGGIQRSLQMHDNVGGMRRLEVKLQKELSNILNQEELLWH